The DNA window CGCTTCGTTGacgtttcttctccttcaaCAAGAATGCTCATTCCTACCGAAAGAGTAGTTGCTTTCGAAAAAGAATGACTGGGCACAGAAAACCTTTTCATCTTTCTAAACATTGCTCTGCAGAAACATAAACACcgaaatgtgttcaaccatTTAATAACATAACTATGAGAAATAAGTATGAACATTCCACGGGGGCACAGTTAGGTTTCAGGGCCCCGATCGACTAAGTTATTTaccctcaaaaaaaagttcgccACTGAGTCCTCCCCTAACTACATCTTAtccattcgtttttttgttcatgaaaTTGTAATGGAAAAACCGCGAGGATGAAAATGGTGATGAACATAAGAAAAGTGCATTGAATAGTGACGGAACTGAAAAAGATTTCTTAATACTAAAAAAAGGACTACTGCGCACCTATTCGCCTCCTTTGTTAATTTCAAAGCAGCATCTCGCTGCTTGTACCATTCTTCCAGCTCCTTCTTTGCTGCGCTGCGaagctcatttttcttcttttcttcagcttCATCTGAAACAATCACTGATCActtaaaattttgtaaaataaaaagaaatagggCAAAAATGAGTTGCAGTACAGAACTGTAGCGAAGCTGCATATTTAATCTGGATGTATTTAGCACTACAAATATGATGAGCAAGCGATAGCAGCAATCCCTAGCGAGGCTTCAATGTGCCTTCGGCTAGAAGTCTCGCTACTAGAAACTGTCCTAGCAAAAGTCATACAAGTTCTAGTCTCTAGGTCTTTAGGCAATCATTAAACGACACAACTAACATGTACAACGCATCCATTTTAATAGGCAATGACTAAGTGTTAACCCCAACATCTGTCCCTCACTCCGGTAATATCTATTAGGAGTGAAGTCGCATCTCCAGCTATGTTAAATAACGGCAACATTCATTATTCATAAGGTGTCGTTTACCTTTCTTTTCCAGGAGAACCTTCTGCTGTTCGCGCCACCTGCGAATGTTCTCAGCCTCAATGCGTGGCACTGCAGGAACAGGTGATGGTCCTTTTGAACTTGCAGCAGAATGATGACTACTGACACCGTTTCCGTTGACCAGCGGCACTAAAAACTAGGGATGATTGCGGCTTATCGAATTGctcttaatctacgattcaAGGTATAAACTACAGCGCGTACTACAACAAAATATCTGACAGGTAGCAAAACACTGTACGTTTtcatacaacaacaaaatcctACCGGGTGGTGTTGGCTGATAATCCATCCCGGCAAGATCAACTCCAGAGTCTCCACCTCCAACAGAAGGAGGATCCATCATCATCGCACCAAAATCATCAGCGGGTTCATGCACAGCTATAATCATACATTTTTTCTGACACTTCCAACTATATTCTGGTAGAACTAAAATTTTTAGATGAATAAATGGAATGAACATATGACGTTCTGGAACATCCAATGAACTACAACCTTGTGAGAATAAAAGATGTTTGGAAACGTACCAGCAGGTGCAGGAGGAGGACCTCCAACAGGAGCTCCTTCGATTTCAGCGAATAAATCTTGCTCCCTAGCCAAGAAATCCGCCACTGGATCTGCCATCTTAAAAATCTGAAATACGAACTCTCCACGCGTTCGATGGCTACCacaagagagaaaaacaacaaatctcAGTTGTAGCTAATGACTAACAGTGgacgaaaaagaggaaacttGTGAAACCAACACCTATTCACCTAATACCATGCAATATCACAATGCTACTTGCAGAAATTACCACTAAACTGAAATAAATCAGGAATGGACACAGATCCGGAAGGCATTGGGTGACAGCACAGCCGCACCGCAGCCGCGTTGCTGACTTTTCCCTGAATCAGGGAGGCTGCCGCCAAAGAAGATTTATTCGGATGTCTGGGGCGATGTTCAAAAGGTTGTGGATGGGTGGAAAGACAATGGTGTCGTGttgagtttttattttctaggaCTGCTGTGGATCAGTTCTACGTATTGATCCGGGGAactggggggggggggaatggTATTCAACCGTGCTCTTACTTCTGAAGGcactatcttcctttttttctcttagtagctttagtttTCATGTCATTGTCATGTCATTTGTCAtgatcctctaaaactaataTTTAGGTAAAGACGAGAGCGTGAATGAAGtcccccctccctccctccctaACTACACTTTCCTTAATCCGTTCGCGGGGAAGTCAGTTCGGTCTAATATGTAAGTTTTTGGCCCTAATTGTGCATCTTCTTAGAGACGTCAACCTAAATAAGATTTGGAAGAGATTAATATTAGcttttcaaaatgaagtgatggaagaaaagaactttcGGTGGTAAAATCGGAGAAAAATGATAATTTCGGGGAAACTGAGGTTGTAGGAAGCGTCGTTTCAATGTTAATGGACCTAAATAAATACCGGTTTTGAGCAGCAGCTATGTACACAAGAAGGAAGGGTCAAAGAcaccagaaactcatgggcgGGAATATGCACGGTGTTGTAGTCTTCGGTTccagctttaaaggcatcaccccacgaatctgaggtggtacggatatgagatggagtattcgtatacgggatagtagattatggagacgggtgattccgtccatttcttcctaattgtcgcaaagaacggtccggaagatcggtgtgcacaaggctggcgcgctccaatcgaactcgttgtaggaaataacgCGCctgatcgctcgaagccgtgtcgtccgagccgttttttacgggaattaggaagaaatggacggaatcatccccactctctttaatctactatcccgtaaacgaatactccacctgaaatccgtaccacctcagattcgtgaggtgatgcctttaagctgcgTTCATAGTTTACCCGATACGAGAGGAGTAAGAAAGCATCTAGGCGGAGCAGCAGACATTCTCTCTACATCAAAATACGCAACAAGTGTTTGAACCCCCCTTTCTGCACACAATCATGCtaaagtcgggtcaaaacgacctgaaacacggcgcagttgcgtaagcggctgcgttcgagcCGTTGCAGtttagcgtagcggttaggatcgcggTGGAGGGATCCTTGTTAGCATCGCTGATCAGTGCAtgtcgcgatggtcccacctcgatcccgaTCGATAGCACCACCGCTTtgtgcgcagccgcttgcgatGTTGCATCGAGAACATCGACTTGACCTGACTGTAGCAGTTCTTGCCAAATCCGCAAAATTAGTATGTGTGACCTGACCACAGTGGTGCTCTTCAAAAAGGTGGCCCAAAAGTATGTCCTAGTCGACTGAAGACCTCGGgaagatttccttttttaggaGGGAGAGACGGGGCACCGTGTCCAGGGTGGGTCAAAGGTGAACATGACCTACGCGCTCGATGGACTCTGTGGTCGTCCAAAATCGTTTCATTCGCTTATGTCACGTCACTGGGCGGCGGCTCGCTCTCAACTTCTGTCCTTCTAttgatttctcttttaaatATTAGACTCTCTTTTGTTCAAACTTGCTGTTTGCGttcatgcgatagtcggagccggtgctctgatccTCTTCACCTTTGAACGGTTAGGGTAaagacctccttcacttttaaacggttggtgaaattacccccttcactgcCATGGgctgaacccccttcacctgaggagggtccggctcctctcTATCGCACCTAGGGTTTCACTATGACCCTAACTGctgcgcttcaccgcaccactttaaaggcagcataccacgcatctgaggtggtgcggatttcaggtggagtgttcgcatacgggagagtagattacggagaagggtgtggttccgtccatttcttcctaattgccgtaaaaaacggcccggaagatgcggcgccgcacaaggctggcgcgctccagtcgtacttcttgtaggaaatagtgcgccagaacgccgatgccgtatcttccgggcccttttttgcttcaattgTTAAGAAATGGGcagaatcactcccctctccataatctacgataccgtatgcgaataaaaggataaaggataaagtcgttggcgtatcaatccacttgggatgcgccaatgcgtcttacgggaattcgtaatcgttgaggttttttggaacgcgtgttggcctgtatgcgaatactccacctgaaatccgaaccactccagattcgtggggtgacgcttCTAAGTTTGTTCAAGGTAGCTCGTCTGTCCACTCCCCCCTCCCTTCTCCATCACAAGCCAAAGAATCCAAGAGATCAGAAGTGCTCAGAGCAATCGCATGACGTGTAGGAAAAAGCGTTCGGCAAAATGACTTGTGCGTTCACAAAATGAGGGCATCGTGGTAACGCAATAAAATCTTTTGCTAACGTGTTGGTAACTTGCTTAACACATTGATGACCGCATGAACCAACCCTGGGTCACGGATTATGGGACGCGCACGACTTTGTGACCCATCTATAAACCGCGCTCTTTTGATCGCACGTGTTACGAACTTTCTAGATACTTTTTTTGGATGTATTCAGTAAACGAATTGGCTAAAGACAGGACTTATACGAGCAGTGATTCATGAGCATTTGATTTACTTAGTGCATTATAACAGAACTGAAAACGCATTGGTGAGGAAgcctttttgttgttgttgtgaagCTTCGGAACATCCTGATTCATCACATCTCGCGGAAACTTTGCAACAGAATGTACAAAAATTAGGAACACCTTCAACAaggtacatatttttattgtgaAACCTTTGAAACCAGTTCTAAATATAATACCTCAGTCACTACCTGTTGCAGAGGGATCCCAACcttgaggattttttctaacacagccttcaagaagaaaataatgcagTAAGTCAGTCAAACATTTGTCGTAGTTTGGATTAGCATATGTTTGAAGTTGGTCATAATCTTATTGTTCTGGCCTGTTTATCACGTAATGGATAATCATGGTACGGTTCTCTGATTTCTCTTTCCGAGTTTAATTGTCATTGGCTCAGATCAGAACTTTCAGGATCAAGGCAGAAATAGCAGAAATGTTTCTAATAATCTCGTGCCACAGTCTGTATTTGCATAAATGATCCTAACCGCCTTTGGAACTGCAGATTCACTGAAGGTAAGTGACATCTACTAATGCTTTGTACCACTTGGTTTTTTCAGTGGGAATGGggaaaatttatttccacAGCAGTCACTTTTCCGTCTTCAGTGGACAATGTAAACAGTGTTTCAAATGCTGAATAAGATAAGAGTAGAATAAGAGAATAAGGTGCAACTAGAAGCAGTACATTTTTTGACATCTGTTGGTAATTTCTTATCATAGCGTGCAATTTTCAACACACATCAAACTTTGCCCTCGAATAGATAGGGGTTTTGACTACAGACCAGCACCAGCTCCTGCTTCCTTAATCCGTAGATCACATGAAATAGGACGGGACAAACGGAGTTCTATAGGGTGTTTGAGAAGATTTTAAGCACTTATTTTAATGTAACTGTTGTAATTTTTCACTCAGCAGATGTTACTGCATTATGCTACTGACAGATATGAACTTTTTGTTGGATCGAGGAATACATGagcattttttcgaatttattttcacattattGATGTGAATAGCAGTTAGAAGGCGcctcttctctgaaaaactctTAAATGAGGGCTGATAgccttttttctgcttaaaaaaACTAAGTCAGCCTTTATTCGCTTATCTTTCAATGACTTcgtacaaacaaaaaacatccaGTCAACACGTAAAACATCAAAGCAAAGTTACACAATGTAACATCGCCCAAAACAACTAAACGGCAATTAAAATGCTCTGTATTGGagcataaaagaaaaaaaaacaacaataacatgGATACCCGTACATGAGATTAAAAAACACTACACCAACTTTGGTTCGAGATGGAATCTAGGCGAGGGTGCGTAGATGTGCTACCGCACGCTCTGTTCAGGAAGTGAATGCCTCCTCTTTGATCAGATTGAAGGCAATTCGTGATGGGCCTCGGGCGATTTGTACACGTCTCGAATTGAAGTCGTCGCTTACAAAAATGGTAAGTCCGGAGATCGACATCATTGAAAACAATTGTCCTTCGGCGCCGTCTCGTGGTAGGATACGACCGAAATCCCAGTCGACGAACACTTCATCAGCAAGCCCCTTCAAGGATAAGCTATAACTATTAATGTTTTCCGTCAGAGAAAAGCCTCATTTCACTACTTAGGGAtcatttttgcaaacattAACTTTTTCTTAAGTTTGTCCAAAGTAGCTCGTCGAAAACAAGCTCTTGTAGGAGTTTCTGCTGTTGTGTACTGCCCAGAGTTAGACTGCATCCAGGACGTGGTTTACAAAAATCGCGACAAGAACAGGAAGCACTCCTTTCAAGTTCAGAAATATGAGCCAGAGTGCACGGACTAACTATCTGCGTGACGGAACAACTCCTAGGACCGGTACGAGTGGTCAGTTGAAATCTCCTGGAGTGAGTTTCATCAGTTATatgggtgtaaagagttgtattGGCGCATAATTTCCTTAGTAGTTCACCTCACTCATTTTCAACTCACTTTGTGATACAGCGTAATAAATAGAGCCGTCTGATAAAGTGATCAATCTGATGTTTCTGTTGCGTTCTGAGCCTCAGCTACTACTGGAGAGCATTCAACCTCAAGAATTAACCCGAACGCTGGCTTCATGGTACAATATACAGTGTAACGCGCAAATTCACTAGGTTCCGAAAATCAGTAAGAAGTTAGGCTGGGAGAAGTTTTGCGCATAAGTTCCTATGTTCCTGATGTGAACGCTAGTCTTCTTCAGCTGCTATGGATTCTTGCGGACTTTCGTAACGCTAGATCAACAGAGCACGAAGGAAACGTCAACgcaatgattttttgaaactcttgGATAGAAACTTTTTTATCAAAGTGTTTATACGCAACTAAAATGTGCtttcttatttgttattaCTTATTCTCAGGTCTAATGTAAAAGTAAAGGGGCTTCAGGGGCACGTATTTATTACAGGCTGTTAAAATACTGTACGTCTGTTGCAGGAAGTGCACTATTTTACTAACCACATGTGTACCAAAATTAATCTCACTTTTTTAATAAGCCATTTTTTGCCTAACTCTCATATTCTGAAGTACTTTGTGATTTTAAGCTGGCATATTATCGGTGCACTTTTAGTTGATAGGAATGATAATTTGTCAGTTACGGTAAAAACTAGACAAATACGAAAAGGAATGACTCGCTATACGATGTACCGTAACCCCACCGTACTTTACTAGTTCAATTGATTGTAAAGGTCCTCTTTTCCTGTAATATAGTTGGTAAACACACCTTAATCACTTCGACAATTCCTCGCAACGTGAAATTGCTGGCACAGTTGTAAAGCGCTATGGTAGTGGGCGGTGACGAACTCCATCTCTTTAATGTCGTATCCGTCAGTTGGTGGAGAAACACGGTGGAACGTGGTTGAATACGCAAACATCGCATACTCGACATAGCGTTGACCACCTGCAAAGCTGCGGATTCGTCAAGAAAATCccaactgtttctttttttttactagcaCGCATGTTTGTTGGTAAATTCAAAGTGTCGAGTACAACCGGACGATTTTCTGTCGGGCTGTCGCGCATGCCACACACGTGGTGACAGTCTGTCCTGCGGCCGCCGACACATATGATGTGTTTTCGTACTGACAAGCCAGTGACAGCCATCAGAACCATCAATCCACGATCAGCACGCGTTCCTCTCATATAATAAGTTCAGGAACTTGCGTGGATCTACGTATCTCACTTCGCACTGGGCTTTTTTTTGACGGGAACGGTTTCTTGTATAGGGAATCAAGTATATGAAGTATATATGGTTATGGGATCCCTAGATGTTTGGATCACTGTGGCTTCGAAACTTTTCTTTGAGATTTGAACTTTGATGGAACCAGGACCGCCTCAGTTCCCTTAATTATAAAGTTCTCACACAAATAATGCGGGTTCTTTCAACTATATTTCTACTTCATCTTTCCTTACGGAATTTTGAAGGGGCACAGAATTTTtactaaaatttttaaaggaagaaTTTTTACAATTACGGAGGGGCACAGAATTTTTACTGAAAAGATGggaaatgattttgaaaaataagggagaatatttgaaattcgaaaaaaattgtatttttcaattttgtgaaataaaagtagaattgCATTATTTATGGGATGACCTAGTCTGTACTGAACTATAGTCAACGCTCAGGAAACGTAAAAAATAATGTGTTTTACATATTAAATTGTCCATACACATAAATCTATCCTATGTGGGACCAATTCACCTTATGTTTGTAGTGTATACTTACGTTCGTGCTCTAATTTAGATGACTCTTTAGATTGTATTCGCAGAGGGATCTACTACATTTTAGGACAGTGAGGTAAGAAGTTCGAGCTGTCTGTACCGGGAAGATGCATCACACTCAAACATCCGAtgtgaaattcttttcaaaaatgtgacAAGCAAAGCAGCTGATGCATTTCAGCAGATATGATCTGCCGGAAGCTTTATTTTATTGCGTA is part of the Necator americanus strain Aroian chromosome V, whole genome shotgun sequence genome and encodes:
- a CDS encoding hypothetical protein (NECATOR_CHRV.G17399.T1), with protein sequence MADPVADFLAREQDLFAEIEGAPVGGPPPAPAAVHEPADDFGAMMMDPPSVGGGDSGVDLAGMDYQPTPPVPLVNGNGVSSHHSAASSKGPSPVPAVPRIEAENIRRWREQQKVLLEKKDEAEEKKKNELRSAAKKELEEWYKQRDAALKLTKEANRKAEEEHLAAFGREQGEGAQWEEIARLCEAKAQQKGGKDVSRLKSLLLHLKDQQHK
- a CDS encoding hypothetical protein (NECATOR_CHRV.G17400.T1); amino-acid sequence: MVPPRSRSIAPPLCAQPLAMLHREHRLDLTVAVLAKSAKLEGETGHRVQGGSKVNMTYALDGLCGRPKSFHSLMSPSEHPDSSHLAETLQQNVQKLGTPSTRGIPTLRIFSNTAFKKKIMQIKAEIAEMFLIISCHSLYLHK